Within Lolium rigidum isolate FL_2022 chromosome 5, APGP_CSIRO_Lrig_0.1, whole genome shotgun sequence, the genomic segment TACATTCCACACATTGCATTTTGTGTGGAGCCGATTCTCTAGGGACTCTTTAGAATGATTGTACTACTCATCAGTTAGCTGAATTATTAGGTTAACCTGCACTTAAGGTTGACGCTCGCTAAAAGCTACGTTTAACTTCCAAAATCTAACTCATGTCTTTTCCAGAGACTAACAAAAACCTTGTTGTTCGATTATTGAACCGAAGAAAAACAGTGGTTCTTAGTATGATCATCCCTTTCTAGCCAGACTATTCATGTATTTGTTTCTTTTGGAATTTTTGCCCATAGAAACATTTTCATTTTAACTTCTGAACTTTCTGTAAATCCTATATTTTGTATTATGTCTGATTGATCTTCCGCTACAATTTTACTCCACGAAAAAAGAGATATATTTGTCGGATAATGGAATTTATACTCTCTGAGCAAATGTGGTGCTTGATAATTCAGATGTTTTTACCGTACATTTTTTCAGGTTTATTCACAATTTTACGGAGCTGAAATCCTTGTAGGTTCAGTTGAGTTGAAATCTTTTTAGGTTTATTTGAGCTGAAAACTTTTCTAGTTCAGTTGAGTTGAAATACTTTTAGGTTTATTTGAGCTGAAAACTTTACTATTTCAGTTGAGTTTGTGGTATTGCTGATCCATAGTTACCAACTAACTAATATCGTTTGCAATTATGGTTGAAACTATACAAAATTGTCAATCAATCATTTGGTCTTGTTCTCCTAGAAATTTTATATGAAGTGGGAGGTATTTCCAATGATTGCTTACTCAGTGGGGCAAAATTTGGATCAGCATACTGCTTGGCAGACTTTATCAGTGTTCCAACAGGCTGGTGCCATAGTGCCATATATACGTGTTGGAACCAATACCGTGGTCCAAATGTACAACAGGAGTTGCACTAATTTTCTGCGCTTTACAGGCCCAGTGTAGAACTTTATGAACTGAAGCCCCATGCACTCAAATTGTTTAACTGACGCACTGAAATCTGAATGGTCCAGCTTGTGTACTGTTTCCTCAGGGAATCTGTGTGGCCATTTTAATATGGAGTAGCTAAATATTTGGAGCTGTTAGGTTGAGTGGCATGTTCGTCCGATGTAGCTTTTAATTATTCATGTTCCTTAATTACTATATCAGACAAATACATTAAGATCATTCCGCGTGGCCATTTTAATATGGAGCAACTAAATATTTGGATTTTTCTGTTACGTTGAGTGGCCTGTTAGTCCCATGTACGGAGTAGCTTTTAATTATCCATGTTCCTTAATTATATCAGACAAGTGCATTAAGATCTATAGTGATGGTCTTGAGTGGATAACCTACGTTGTTTCTCCTAGAATATCATGCATGCTTTAAGCATAAAGGTGGTGCACTTGCATGCAATTCTCTCTGATCTTGTATGCCATACTTAATTATTGACATATTTGATCATGATATCATGTCATTGTAGCACTTGCCTGTATTGTTAGAGTGACAAGCAACCTAGAGTTACCTTTATTTTCTTATATCAATTATCAAGGTTGTGCAAACTCTTATGTCCAACATCTTCAAGTGTACTATGAGTTTCTCTCTTCTTGCTAGAATAATAATTTACCGTGTCATTAAAAGTGGCAGTATGCCACTAAGCGTGGTACTGATTATTACCATTCTTAAATGGCTAGCTCTTATAGACTCCTTTTCACTTAAACTTTTTTATGTTTCTTATCATGAACTTATGTTTCTGTAGGTTTCACTTACTCGTGGAGTTTGACGAGGCTAAGCGGAGTTGTAGAAAGCGCCTCGATGGGCACAACCGACGCCGCAGGAAGCCACAGGTTGATAGCATGAATTCTGGGAGCTTCATGACAACCCATCAAGGTATTTTTCTTGTCTAACTTTTCTTGTTAGCCTTTTGACTGATACTTTGACATAACTGAGATGTACAAATTTTATAGCAAGCTCTTCTAGCTAGACCCATAAATTTTATTTACAACCTGATTAATTCAAATGCAAACCCTCACCAAACTGAGGACAGTCGTTTTCTCCCTTTTGTATATTTTGGTTGTTCGAGCTACCTTATTCGCTTTCTTAATGAAAATGACACACTTAAGGCGTGTTCAAATAAAAGTAAGCCGTCACACAAAATGCTCCTGCTAAGCTGTAGGCTGTAGTTTTATGTACATCTAGCCTATAAATCTAAGGTTTTACAATTTACTTGGGACATATTTTCTCCTGGGTAAGCGATAATAAGCATAATATCTAGCTGATTGCACAATGCTGCATTTCTAATGTTTACATTGTTGTAAGTGAGAATTCAAATCAACTGACTGATTGCATTTGCATTTCAATGCTTTACATTGTTATAACTGAGTAGCAATCTCGCGCTTGTTTCATGACGGCCATTTAGCTTTGTTTTCAAACGCAGGGACAAGGTTTGGGTCGTTCCCTGCACCAAGGCCAGAGCCAAGCTGGTCAGGTATCATCAAAACCGAGGACGCCAACCCATACTACACCCATCAGGCCGTAAGCAACAGGCATAACTTCACGGGCTCCATGTCATCGTCATACTCGAAAGAAGGCCGGCGCTTCCCCTTCCTCCACGAAGGAGACCAACTGAGTTTCAGCACAGGCGCGGCAGCGACCCTCGAGATCCCCGTTTGCCAGCCTCTCCTGAAGGCCGCTGTTGCTCCACTGCCGCCGCCcgagagcagcagcagcaacaagatgtTCTCAGACGGACGGCTGACGCACAACATGCTCGACTCTGATTGTGCTCTCTCTCTTCTGTCATCCTCTGCCAACTCCTCCAGCATCGTCGACGTCAGCCGGATGGTCCGCCCCACCGAGCACGTCCCCTCCGCCGTGGCCGCCCAGCAGCACCTCGTTCCCAACCTGCAGCACTTCGGGAGCAGCTCCTCCTCCTGGTTCGCCTGCTCCCAGGCCTCCAACGGCTCTGGGTTCGCCTTCCCCAGCATGGGGAGCGAGCAGCTCAACAACACCGCCCACCTCGTCCCAAGCTCGAACGACAACGAGATGAACTGCCACGGGATCTTCCACATCGGCGCCGAAGGCTCCTCAGATGGCACGTCGCCGTCCCTGCAGTTCTCGTGGCAGTAGTAATCTTCAGTGTAACATCAGAAGCTGTTCTTGGGTTCTTTTGTCAGTAGCTAGCTGTGGCCTTTTCTTCTAGTGATCAGGTGTCCCATTTGCTCAGTGTTCATTCCTTCTCTTTTTTCATCTTTGTGTATCTTGAATTTGTCTCTCGGCATCATCAGAGTTAATAAACCTTGCATGATTCAGAAGCAAATCTCTTTCAGATACTTCCGGGTTTGTCTGCCTTGAGTTCATCTTTTTTACATACCTCAGTTGAGTGGCACGAGCCCATGACTGTTGGCTATTTGTTTGAGCAAATGAATTTGATCATACTGGTTCAAGGAAGAAGCATGAAGTAGTCCTGGTTCATCAGCACCTAAGCATGCAGTAGTAGTGATACTATGGTCTCAAAATATTTCATCCTCCTCCTACTCCCTCTATGTGGCTGGATGAAGCACTTGCCAGCGGACGAGCTTGGCGTGGTGGGAGGGTGTGGTGACGTGGCGGCAGGCGATTGCCTGCGTTGAGGAGGACAAGTTGCAATGGTGGGGGATGAGCGCGGGCCACCGAGGCGGCGACTGCAACTAGTCAATGTAAGCCTAGAAAACACTGAAAAAATCAATGTCGAATCAATTAGTGATCATCCATAAGAACAAGAATAAGAAAACTAGTGTCAACAAGTATGCTGATGCCTCACACTTAAATGATCAACAAGCAGAAAAATGAAATTCAGCAACATATTTAACAAAAAATCATTCTCGCTAGCAAAAAATAATAATTCTCTGTTCAGGTCAGACAATGAGGCCGTACAGGTAAATGTTATAAAGAGAAGATTTATAGCAAAAGCAATTTAGTCCTACTGGTTATTTTATATGAGATGCCAAGAAAAAATTGCAATTTAGTCACTACTCATCTGGAGTAGAAACAAAGTGGCAAAGAGAGTACATGTGACTTTTTTTTGCACAAGCTGTGTATCTCAAGCAAGAACACATTAAAGGAGCTCAGCCTTTACTTTATTCCTTTCACATATAGAGAAAATGTTACAAATACTAAAGCTACATAGCAACTGAGCAAAGAATAGAACAAAATACTTCAATTTGTGAACAACAATCTGTTCTTAAATGCAGTTTGCGGTTCTTCATTGTCAGGTGAGCTGATCTGAGCCAAAAACTAAGAAGCAGTCGCCCTCTTCTAAAAAACTAATATATAGATTGTCATAAGCTAGCTGTTTAATAGGCCATAGCTATTTTTCTAGAACCATGGTCTCTGAAAATCTACTGGAGCTGTCTGCAGATAGTGGTTACATTATTGTAGGCCTGCACATTCATATTCTATACTGTTTACAGGTGTTGGTATTTCACCATAGTGCCTATATGTCAGCTATTAAATTAAGAGCTAGCACGGTTGAAGATGTAGCCATCTGGTGTAATACTATCTCAATATATTAAATAACATATGCAATAGCAAAGATCCGTGGAAACAGAACAGACATTTTGACTTGGTAGTATCAGTTTCAGAAATTGGCAAATTTTGCAGGATATAACAAGCTATATTTTATGCATACAGATTTGATAGTGAACTAAGTAACAAGAGAATTTGCTAAGAATGTAATGGGGTCGAGTATGAATTCTTCTCACAATGTCTACTAGTGCTGAGCTCAGACTTTGTATATAATTTCTAGACTTTCTTCAGGAGATGCAACTTGACAGCTACAATTTTGTAAGGTGATTTCAAGGAAAATATCCAAGAAATCAAAATACTCTAGGATCAGCACCTCAGCAAGAATTGACTACAACATGCAATAATCCATCATATATTCAAAAGAAAAGTGACCCTATCTCTATCTCCCAATCCATACTATCTACACTAGAGCATGCGTTAACCCACATCATCCATTGCAACAACCTCCAACAGTACCTGAAGATGACAGAGAGCAGCCGCAGCAGCACAAAGGTGCTGATTTCTCTAGAAACAAGCAAAGGCACTGATTTCCTATAAACAAGTAAGGTGCCGATGTACTGACCTGTTTCTTAAGATTTGGGTCCTGATGGTCTTGGTCCCATTAGCACAAATCCTTAAAATGTCAGAATCTTTTGTCACTTCGCTACAATTATTACTATGCTGTGATGTTTACCATTAAGTTAACTTTGTGTGAAGGCAATGATTTGTGTCCTTATGCATAAATACAGCAAGCAATGAGATATCTGTTCTCCAAAACGGTTCAGGGGTTCATCAGATTTATGAGCGACCATTAAGTCACACTCCAGGCCAGCAAAGGCAAATTGTTTTGCTAAACAACATGAATCATGCAATGTCAACCTTCTTATGCAACCTGCATCTGGTTCTCGACACAGCTCCAGGCAGGGTTCTTCACTATCCCTTTCCCAGCCATGGCCTCCCTGACTTCAGCGGCATTACCCCAGTGCCCATCGCCAGCAAAGGCCTTCGATAACTGAACATGAGCAGACGAGTCATGAGGGTAGAGCTCGATAAGGTGTGCCGACACCCGGATCGCGATCTCGAGGTTGCCGTGGATCTGGCAGGCGCTAAGCAGAGCTCTGTACACCGACACACCGGGTTCTATGGGCATGTCATGGACCAAAGACTCAGCTTCTTGGAGATGGCCAGCTCGACCAAGAAGATCGACAATGCACGCGTAGTGCTCTTGCCTTGCCCCTGCGAGAAACCCATCAGTTTTCATCAGGTTGAAGTACTCTAACCCTTTATCGACCAGACCGACGCGGCTGCAAGCTGTGAGCACCAACAAGAAGGTTGTGTGGTCTGGCTGAACATTCAGTCTCCTCATCTGTTCAAACACCTGAACCACCTCTTGCCCATACCCATGCTGAGCATACCCTGACAGAAGAGAGTTCCAGGAAACCAGGTCGGGCGCTCCAACGAAGGCGAAAACATCAGTGGATTCTCCTATCTCGCCGTGTCTGGCGTACATGGAGATCAAACCGTTCTGGACATTGACATCGGATTCATGTCCTGTTTTGAGGATCAGAGCATGGACTTGTCTTCCTTCTAGCAATGAGGATGAGTTACCTATAGCCTTGAGCATGCTGGTAAAGGTGAACACATCTGTGTCAGCGCCATTCCTTCTCATCGCCATGAACTGGTGAAACGTCTCGTCGCCTCTTCCCAAAGAGGAGAGTCCCGAGATCACGGAATTGAGTGATACCTGGTCCTGACATGAAACAGCCGTCTGCACCTTCCTGAAATCTTCTAAGCTGACACACTTGGAGTACATGGTCAGAAGAGTGGACAAGACATACGGATTGCGCTCGAGACCCGTCTTTACCACTGCGCAATGCGCTTGCCTGCCATGATCTAGGTCCTCAGGTCTCGCGAACGAGCCAAGAAGGCTGCTGTACGTCATCACGTTCGGTGCTACCCCGTACTGTTGCATCTCCCTTACCAGCACCATGGCGTCAAGAGGTTTTCTCGCTGAGGCGAACCCGCTGACAAGCGCTGTGAAAGTAGCCACGTTCTTCTCGTCCATCTCCTCGAGAACCCGCCGGGCAGCTGACACATCACGGCATTTGGCATACATGTCCACCAACGCTGTTCCTACGATGACGCTGCTACAGCAGACGCCGCACTTGAGGGCGACGCCGTGCAGCATCGCTCCGACACCCGGGGCGTCCTCCATCGTCGCGCAGGCGACCAGGACGCTGGACATGGCTGACGCGGTGGGGGAGACGCCTGCCCGCACCATGCGTCCGAACGCCTCCACGGCCAGTCCGGGCTCACGGGACCGCGCGTGGCCGTAGATGACCGAGCTCCAGGTGACGCCGGTCTTCTcgggcatttcgtcgaacagctgCTGGGCCTCGCGCAGGCAGCGGGAGCGGCAGTACAGGTTGAGCAGGGCGGTGCCGGCGAAGACGTTGGCCGCGAAGCCGAGCTTGGTGGACGCCGCGTGGAACTGCCCCGCGGCGGACCGGCTCGGCGGCACCTTGGCGCCGGCGAGGAGCTGGACGAAGCCCCGTGGCGTTCGCATGTGGCGCATGATGCCGTCGCGGCGTCGCCTCGCGGACGGGCGGGCGGGTTCGCCGTCCGGGGAGCGGCGGGCAACTTACGGCGCTCGTGCGGGGCGTGCCGCGTGCGTGTCGCTGCCGGCGCCCGAGAAGACGCAGCTTGCTGgttttttacaccattttttttgAGAATCTTTTACTCCATGGCTGTTTGAGTGCCTTGACTCGGTTAGGCAGCCCAACTACCATGGCTTTGGGCCCAGCAACCCTTCCAAGCCTGGCTGGGAATAGGCCCAGCAACCAGCCACAAGCCCACAATACGTTCCTCAAAATCCAGAAGGAAAAAAAGGGgcaagccaccgccgccgccgccagttgcCACACCGGAGACCGGGCCGAACATGCACTGCGGCCATCATGGATGCGCTCGTCTCGGCCGCGTTGGAGGAGCTGTGCGCCCGCCCCGCTCACGGCATCCCAGTGGCCGACCTCTGGCCCGCGCTCTCCGGCGCGTTCCGGGCGGCCGGCCTCCCTCCCGACCTGCCCGTCAGGCGCGTCCTCTTTGCCCGGCTCATCGCGCTCCCTGTCATCAACCTCCGCCCGGACACGCCGGACAAGAACCAGGAGGAGGACGTGGAGGCCGCCGAGCGGTGCGGCGCTCGACTGGTCGCCACCCCGGATCTCAGGGACAACTTCCTCGGCCTCTACGACCACCGCTACTCCGCTTCCAGGCTAAGTGACAACCAGAGGAAGACGCTCGAACATGTCGGAGCGACCAGGTGCGCTATGCACATGCTTCTTCCAAAATACAAAATTTGCTAGAGGACACCCTTATGTTATGTTATGGCGTGGTATATTTGCTAGAACACACCACATCAACTAAAATGGCAAGGTTGACATCACGTGCTTGGGCGTCTGGTTTTGAACAAATTGTTTTCCTTGAAGTTCTGATTAGGTCCATGTTTTATTTCTTGATAAGTTTTTCGCTGAAATCTTTGCAATTCCCAAAATCTCTGTCTACGTCTTTGAGTTTCATCTTTAGTTGGATGGCACACTTGTGTCCCATGATCACCAAATTCAGCATCCGCGCACACCCAAATATcaattctttttttttccaaCTGGGACTTTTTCCCTTTTCCATTACAAGCATAACGGAAATACACATGTTCAGTTTCCACAACAAaacaggagaaggaaaagaaaggGACAGACCATGCCCAGCAAAGGAAAACAAAGTGGTAGGAAAACCCGCTGCTCGATCTCGGCATCGAAAACCAAGCTGCGGGGCAAAAAACCCTACCCTACACTACAGAGGTTCAAAGGGTACCAACACATATCAAGCATTAACTATTGTCTATGATATGCAAATTAATAGGGGCATGAACTAGAGACTACCACCGTCCTGAATTAGAGACTACTGCTGTCTTTTCACATGAACTGGAAACGGAACGGTGAGAAAATTC encodes:
- the LOC124652950 gene encoding squamosa promoter-binding-like protein 18 isoform X1 — protein: MDWDLKMPVSWDLAELEHDAVPAIAAPAPAVPASSIVTAARGPPSRPECSVDLKLGGLGEFGAAPNGGAMKEPAARGGPVVPVSAAAAAAVVPSASPLKRPRPGAGGSGHCPSCAVDGCKADLSRCRDYHRRHKVCEAHSKTPLVVVAGREMRFCQQCSRFHLLVEFDEAKRSCRKRLDGHNRRRRKPQVDSMNSGSFMTTHQALFSNAGTRFGSFPAPRPEPSWSGIIKTEDANPYYTHQAVSNRHNFTGSMSSSYSKEGRRFPFLHEGDQLSFSTGAAATLEIPVCQPLLKAAVAPLPPPESSSSNKMFSDGRLTHNMLDSDCALSLLSSSANSSSIVDVSRMVRPTEHVPSAVAAQQHLVPNLQHFGSSSSSWFACSQASNGSGFAFPSMGSEQLNNTAHLVPSSNDNEMNCHGIFHIGAEGSSDGTSPSLQFSWQ
- the LOC124652950 gene encoding squamosa promoter-binding-like protein 18 isoform X2, translated to MDWDLKMPVSWDLAELEHDAVPAIAAPAPAVPASSIVTAARGPPSRPECSVDLKLGGLGEFGAAPNGGAMKEPAARGGPVVPVSAAAAAAVVPSASPLKRPRPGAGGSGHCPSCAVDGCKADLSRCRDYHRRHKVCEAHSKTPLVVVAGREMRFCQQCSRFHLLVEFDEAKRSCRKRLDGHNRRRRKPQVDSMNSGSFMTTHQGTRFGSFPAPRPEPSWSGIIKTEDANPYYTHQAVSNRHNFTGSMSSSYSKEGRRFPFLHEGDQLSFSTGAAATLEIPVCQPLLKAAVAPLPPPESSSSNKMFSDGRLTHNMLDSDCALSLLSSSANSSSIVDVSRMVRPTEHVPSAVAAQQHLVPNLQHFGSSSSSWFACSQASNGSGFAFPSMGSEQLNNTAHLVPSSNDNEMNCHGIFHIGAEGSSDGTSPSLQFSWQ
- the LOC124652949 gene encoding pentatricopeptide repeat-containing protein At3g24000, mitochondrial-like; translation: MVRAGVSPTASAMSSVLVACATMEDAPGVGAMLHGVALKCGVCCSSVIVGTALVDMYAKCRDVSAARRVLEEMDEKNVATFTALVSGFASARKPLDAMVLVREMQQYGVAPNVMTYSSLLGSFARPEDLDHGRQAHCAVVKTGLERNPYVLSTLLTMYSKCVSLEDFRKVQTAVSCQDQVSLNSVISGLSSLGRGDETFHQFMAMRRNGADTDVFTFTSMLKAIGNSSSLLEGRQVHALILKTGHESDVNVQNGLISMYARHGEIGESTDVFAFVGAPDLVSWNSLLSGYAQHGYGQEVVQVFEQMRRLNVQPDHTTFLLVLTACSRVGLVDKGLEYFNLMKTDGFLAGARQEHYACIVDLLGRAGHLQEAESLVHDMPIEPGVSVYRALLSACQIHGNLEIAIRVSAHLIELYPHDSSAHVQLSKAFAGDGHWGNAAEVREAMAGKGIVKNPAWSCVENQMQVA